A stretch of Sphingomonas sp. JUb134 DNA encodes these proteins:
- a CDS encoding sterol desaturase family protein: MHWAIGIALFIGTVAGMELFAYAAHRWLMHGPGWFLHASHHRPRTGAFEWNDLYAAIFAVPSFVLILGGVQLGWWPGWAWIGAGIAAYGAIYFGFHDVIVHKRVPHRYLPRSAYMKRIMQAHRLHHAVGTKEGTVSFGFLWAPKPEALKAELRRRGNAGARQPGDPRDAPLTEDTPA; encoded by the coding sequence ATGCACTGGGCAATCGGCATCGCGCTGTTCATCGGCACCGTGGCTGGCATGGAGCTGTTCGCCTATGCCGCGCACCGCTGGCTGATGCACGGGCCGGGCTGGTTCCTGCATGCGAGCCACCATCGCCCGCGCACCGGCGCGTTCGAGTGGAACGACCTCTATGCCGCGATCTTCGCGGTGCCGTCGTTCGTGCTGATCCTGGGCGGGGTGCAGCTGGGCTGGTGGCCGGGCTGGGCGTGGATCGGCGCGGGGATCGCCGCCTATGGCGCGATCTATTTCGGCTTCCACGACGTGATCGTGCACAAGCGGGTACCGCACCGCTACCTGCCGCGTTCGGCCTATATGAAGCGGATCATGCAGGCGCATCGGCTCCACCATGCGGTGGGCACCAAGGAGGGTACGGTGAGCTTCGGCTTCCTGTGGGCACCCAAGCCCGAGGCGCTGAAGGCGGAGCTGCGCCGGCGCGGCAATGCGGGGGCGCGCCAGCCGGGCGATCCGCGCGACGCGCCGCTGACCGAGGATACGCCCGCATGA
- a CDS encoding ribose-phosphate pyrophosphokinase, with the protein MKLLAGNSNLPLAQAIAGYLEIPLTRASVRRFADEEIFVEVLENVRGEDVFVLQSTSYPANDNLMELLIMIDALRRASARRITAVLPYFGYARQDRKPGPRTPISAKLVANLVTVAGADRVLSVDLHAGQIQGFFDIPTDNLFAAPVMSADVATRYGEHNLMVVSPDVGGVVRARALAKRLGNAPLAIVDKRREKPGESEVMNIIGDVRGRFCVLVDDIVDSAGTLCNAAGALKAAGAEGVVAYCTHGVLSGGAVSRVENSALTELVITDSIGNHDLIAGAAKIRHMTIAPLIAEAIRRIAEEASVSSLFN; encoded by the coding sequence ATGAAACTCCTCGCGGGCAACTCCAATCTTCCTCTCGCGCAGGCGATCGCAGGCTATCTGGAGATCCCCCTCACCCGCGCGAGCGTCCGCCGCTTCGCCGACGAGGAGATCTTCGTCGAGGTGCTGGAGAATGTCCGCGGCGAGGACGTGTTCGTCCTCCAGTCGACCTCCTACCCCGCCAACGACAACCTCATGGAACTGCTGATCATGATTGACGCGCTGCGCCGCGCGTCGGCACGGCGGATCACGGCGGTGCTCCCCTATTTCGGCTATGCGCGCCAGGACCGGAAGCCCGGCCCGCGCACGCCGATCTCGGCCAAGCTGGTCGCGAACCTGGTGACGGTGGCGGGTGCCGACCGCGTCCTGTCGGTCGATCTCCACGCCGGGCAGATCCAGGGCTTCTTCGACATCCCGACCGACAATCTGTTTGCCGCGCCGGTCATGTCGGCGGACGTCGCCACCCGCTATGGCGAGCACAATCTGATGGTCGTCTCCCCCGACGTCGGCGGCGTGGTGCGCGCCCGCGCGCTCGCCAAGCGGCTGGGCAACGCCCCCCTCGCCATCGTCGACAAGCGCCGCGAGAAGCCGGGCGAGTCGGAAGTCATGAACATCATCGGCGACGTGCGCGGCCGCTTCTGCGTGCTGGTGGACGACATCGTCGACTCGGCCGGCACGCTGTGCAACGCCGCCGGCGCGCTGAAGGCGGCGGGGGCCGAGGGCGTGGTCGCCTATTGTACGCATGGCGTGCTGTCGGGCGGCGCGGTCTCGCGCGTCGAGAATTCGGCGCTCACCGAGCTCGTCATCACCGACTCGATCGGCAACCACGATCTGATCGCCGGGGCCGCCAAGATCCGCCACATGACGATCGCCCCGCTGATCGCCGAAGCGATCCGCCGCATCGCCGAGGAAGCCTCAGTCTCCAGCCTGTTCAACTGA
- a CDS encoding DUF7380 domain-containing protein, translating into MANDGTKTQAELKVISLDDLKALDVNALLAGNEGSDPFALTKPLREARADAEEAGDEARRRTLSLLHDILDIHLRVHDRAEPFGPMFQGPGGRTCTASDFRGEQSTILAEFAATVDHPVLRARLADLAWYNDRKRGDVGKLAVEAYCEIIKRRIAGELHRTHGDDTHLLDMADIATRMMSVAARVHKISALPSSIIELLDTLFCACVEAHSYVAFCHVADIALGYDIFGWEKILQGAEAIVSDTGDRDYPMAVQGVWKLAERGYAKLDDKGNQKRAQDAIVEQDLKMRSQVAQASAEAHWVRVAIDKLRRFGGNKERIAELRKELRELEDASLDDFAGIPYQSDISELASGTVALFKTLTLPDILMQFALLSRPQSKESLERDADESSEKFIMSSMFGGSHADREGKVYAQTEAKPDADADKTDWYKAQSLLACEIHRQQVVGGLIDPARRFVMSTFPLVT; encoded by the coding sequence ATGGCTAATGACGGCACTAAGACTCAAGCTGAACTTAAGGTCATCTCGCTAGACGACCTCAAGGCGCTTGATGTAAACGCCTTACTCGCAGGAAATGAGGGCAGCGATCCCTTCGCTCTGACCAAGCCGCTACGCGAAGCGCGGGCAGATGCCGAGGAAGCGGGCGATGAAGCGCGGCGCAGAACTCTGAGCCTGCTCCATGATATTCTCGATATCCACTTGAGGGTGCATGACCGCGCCGAGCCGTTTGGGCCAATGTTCCAGGGGCCGGGAGGGCGTACCTGCACTGCGAGCGATTTTCGCGGCGAGCAAAGCACGATACTTGCCGAATTTGCGGCCACCGTCGATCATCCGGTGCTGAGGGCGCGTCTTGCAGACCTTGCCTGGTACAATGATCGCAAGCGCGGTGATGTTGGTAAGCTGGCGGTTGAGGCCTATTGCGAAATAATAAAGCGTCGGATTGCCGGTGAGCTGCATCGCACACATGGCGATGACACCCACCTTCTCGACATGGCCGACATCGCCACACGCATGATGAGTGTGGCAGCGCGAGTCCACAAGATCAGCGCCCTACCTTCCTCCATAATCGAACTTCTCGACACACTCTTTTGCGCGTGCGTTGAGGCGCACTCCTATGTTGCCTTCTGCCATGTCGCCGACATTGCACTGGGCTACGATATTTTCGGGTGGGAGAAGATACTGCAGGGTGCGGAAGCGATCGTCTCCGATACTGGAGATCGAGACTATCCGATGGCCGTTCAAGGCGTTTGGAAGCTCGCCGAGCGCGGCTATGCGAAGCTTGATGACAAGGGCAATCAGAAGCGCGCGCAGGATGCCATTGTCGAGCAAGATCTTAAAATGCGCTCTCAGGTCGCACAAGCCTCGGCTGAAGCGCATTGGGTGCGGGTGGCGATCGATAAGCTACGGCGGTTTGGCGGCAACAAGGAGCGCATTGCAGAGCTGCGGAAAGAGTTGCGCGAGCTTGAGGATGCCTCGCTCGATGACTTTGCCGGCATTCCATATCAGTCGGACATATCCGAGCTGGCAAGCGGCACTGTCGCGCTGTTCAAGACCCTCACTCTACCCGATATTCTGATGCAGTTCGCTTTGTTGAGCCGGCCCCAATCCAAGGAATCGCTCGAACGCGACGCAGACGAATCTTCCGAGAAATTTATAATGAGTTCGATGTTCGGAGGAAGTCACGCCGATCGCGAGGGCAAAGTCTATGCACAAACCGAGGCCAAGCCCGATGCTGATGCTGACAAGACCGACTGGTACAAGGCGCAATCGTTACTAGCTTGCGAGATACACCGTCAGCAGGTCGTCGGTGGCTTGATCGATCCCGCGCGACGATTTGTCATGAGTACCTTCCCGCTAGTCACCTGA
- a CDS encoding IS630 family transposase, translated as MANAGGRPTMPLVLEAEERDYLERQVRRRRVSRSMSERCRIILRCADGIQSKVVAAELGVHEHTVGKWRRRFLKDRVEGLMDEARPGRPRTIDDDQVAAVIERTLRSTPTDATHWSIRSMAGATGFSHTTIRRIWSAFGLQPHRSETFKLSSDPLFVEKVRDIVGLYLSPPNRALVLSVDEKSQIQALDREQPVLPMMPGVPERRTHSYVRHGTTSLFAALDIASGFVIGKCYKRHRAAEFLDFLKQIDAQVPPDLDVHIIMDNYATHKTALVRAWLARRPHYHVHFTPTSASWINQVERWFAELTRKQLRRGVHTSTNQLEQDIRAFIERHNENPKPYRWTKSADEILASVKRFCQAADRTLCGEL; from the coding sequence ATGGCGAACGCGGGCGGCCGACCGACGATGCCTCTGGTGTTGGAGGCGGAGGAGCGGGACTATCTGGAGCGGCAGGTTCGCCGGCGGCGGGTGTCTCGCTCGATGTCGGAGCGGTGCCGTATTATCCTTCGCTGTGCGGACGGTATTCAGAGCAAGGTTGTCGCTGCTGAGTTGGGCGTGCACGAGCACACAGTCGGTAAGTGGCGACGGCGCTTCCTGAAGGACCGAGTTGAGGGACTGATGGACGAGGCTCGGCCCGGACGACCGAGAACGATCGACGATGATCAGGTTGCTGCCGTGATCGAGCGCACACTCCGCTCCACGCCAACTGACGCGACCCACTGGTCGATACGCTCGATGGCGGGTGCGACCGGCTTCTCCCACACGACGATCCGGCGCATCTGGTCGGCCTTTGGGCTGCAACCGCATCGGTCGGAGACGTTCAAGCTGTCGAGCGATCCCCTGTTCGTGGAAAAGGTCCGCGACATTGTCGGGCTCTATCTCTCCCCGCCTAACCGCGCGTTGGTGCTCAGCGTCGACGAGAAGAGCCAGATCCAGGCGCTCGATCGAGAGCAGCCGGTCCTGCCGATGATGCCAGGAGTACCCGAGCGGCGCACTCACAGTTACGTCCGTCACGGCACGACCTCGCTGTTCGCAGCGCTCGACATCGCTTCGGGGTTCGTGATCGGCAAATGCTACAAGCGTCATCGCGCCGCCGAGTTTCTGGACTTCCTTAAGCAGATCGACGCCCAGGTGCCGCCCGATCTCGATGTCCACATCATCATGGACAATTACGCGACCCACAAAACCGCGCTCGTCCGGGCCTGGCTCGCCCGCAGGCCGCACTATCATGTGCATTTCACGCCGACTTCGGCTTCGTGGATCAACCAGGTCGAGCGCTGGTTTGCCGAACTTACCCGCAAGCAACTGCGCCGCGGCGTCCATACCTCCACCAATCAGCTCGAGCAGGACATCCGTGCCTTCATCGAGCGCCACAACGAGAACCCGAAGCCCTACCGATGGACCAAGTCCGCCGACGAGATACTCGCCTCCGTAAAGCGCTTCTGCCAAGCCGCAGACCGTACGTTATGCGGCGAACTTTAG
- a CDS encoding IS110 family transposase → MDISVLGIDLGKNSCSVVGLDAIGKVVVRRRMRRETVITYAATLPACVVAMEACCGAHHMGRALARQGHAVRLMSPEYVRPYVKAQKNDDRDAEAIAEAATRPTMRFVELKTEEQLDMQTLHRIRDQLVGDRTSLMNQIRSLLLERGYIVPQGRAKLALRLGEMLDGDEPVLGSRIHRLVSDMRLRWSALDERIADLDAEFTDAARADERTRRLLTIPGIGALNATALVAAIGDARTFGRGRDLAAWLGLVPRQATTGGKPRLLGITKRGSRYLRKNLIQGARASLPVMSKSDTRLGAWLRGLLSRSHHNTVVVALAAKMARIVWALLRHERTYDPVAQAA, encoded by the coding sequence ATGGACATTTCTGTGCTCGGGATCGATCTTGGCAAGAACAGCTGCAGCGTGGTTGGGCTGGACGCAATTGGCAAGGTTGTCGTCCGCCGACGAATGCGGCGCGAGACAGTCATCACCTACGCGGCGACCTTGCCGGCCTGCGTTGTGGCGATGGAGGCCTGCTGCGGTGCGCATCACATGGGACGTGCCTTGGCGCGACAAGGCCATGCGGTACGATTGATGTCGCCGGAATACGTCCGCCCTTACGTCAAGGCGCAGAAAAACGATGATCGTGATGCCGAGGCGATCGCCGAGGCGGCGACACGGCCGACTATGCGGTTTGTCGAGCTAAAGACCGAGGAGCAACTCGACATGCAGACGCTCCATCGTATCCGTGACCAGCTTGTCGGAGACCGCACCTCCCTGATGAACCAGATCAGGAGCCTCCTCCTCGAACGCGGTTACATCGTCCCACAGGGGCGTGCAAAGCTTGCCCTTCGGCTGGGTGAGATGCTGGATGGTGACGAACCGGTACTCGGCTCCCGCATTCACCGGCTGGTGAGCGACATGCGCCTGCGCTGGAGCGCGCTCGACGAACGGATCGCAGATCTCGATGCCGAGTTCACCGATGCGGCTCGGGCGGATGAACGGACACGGCGATTGCTGACCATTCCCGGCATCGGTGCGCTTAATGCCACTGCGCTGGTGGCAGCGATCGGGGATGCCCGGACCTTCGGGCGCGGGCGCGACCTTGCCGCATGGCTGGGCTTGGTGCCGCGGCAGGCAACGACCGGAGGCAAGCCGCGGTTGCTCGGTATCACCAAACGTGGGAGCCGTTACCTGCGCAAGAACCTGATCCAAGGTGCGCGTGCGTCCCTGCCGGTCATGAGCAAGAGCGATACGCGACTTGGCGCCTGGCTGCGCGGTCTCCTCTCACGTTCTCATCACAACACCGTCGTGGTGGCATTGGCCGCCAAGATGGCGCGTATCGTGTGGGCGCTGCTGCGACACGAGCGCACCTACGATCCGGTTGCACAAGCAGCCTGA
- a CDS encoding DUF4209 domain-containing protein: MENGYHHTFSLGFARMFEGDFISAANILIPQLENAIRYVLKNANVHSAKMMSDLTQDDRSLSGLLVHMRKEMEGVFGVDLVHEIDLLFNYRPGPALRHEAAHGKLTDGLSFSADAIYACWLIYQMTVAPLVPYWKEHIAPQIEQYAF, translated from the coding sequence GTGGAAAACGGCTATCACCACACATTCTCGCTTGGCTTCGCGCGGATGTTCGAAGGCGATTTTATATCCGCGGCGAATATCCTCATTCCCCAGCTTGAAAACGCCATTCGCTATGTCCTGAAGAATGCCAATGTGCATAGCGCAAAGATGATGTCTGACCTCACGCAGGACGATCGATCCTTGAGCGGTCTCCTCGTCCACATGCGCAAAGAGATGGAGGGCGTTTTTGGCGTGGATCTCGTTCACGAGATCGACTTGCTGTTTAACTACCGCCCCGGTCCTGCCCTTCGCCACGAAGCTGCGCATGGCAAACTCACGGATGGTTTGAGCTTTAGCGCGGATGCAATCTATGCGTGCTGGCTAATCTATCAAATGACGGTCGCCCCGCTCGTGCCCTATTGGAAAGAGCACATCGCACCGCAAATTGAGCAGTATGCATTTTAG
- a CDS encoding L,D-transpeptidase, producing the protein MTFFLRVLAGIALAAPAAAVAQSQEAPALEAPSFEAEAGTVRSADASRVADWVTASGDNHGLPFAIIDKPNATMLLFDAKGEQLAQEPVLIGIALGDDATAGVGSKKLAEIGPAEKTTPAGRFLAKFGIPFRKERILWVDYATSVAIHTIPADAAKKERRRERMLSPTAEDNRVTFGCINVPRAFYGKLLRPQFAKKGGYVYVLPDSKPLEEVFPRLRVHELRTAAVR; encoded by the coding sequence ATGACCTTTTTTCTCCGGGTGCTGGCCGGCATCGCACTGGCCGCTCCCGCCGCAGCGGTTGCGCAATCCCAGGAAGCACCGGCTCTGGAAGCCCCCAGCTTCGAGGCCGAGGCCGGGACGGTTCGTTCGGCCGACGCCAGCCGCGTCGCCGACTGGGTGACGGCATCGGGCGACAACCACGGGCTCCCGTTCGCGATCATCGACAAGCCCAATGCCACGATGCTGCTGTTCGACGCGAAGGGCGAGCAGCTGGCGCAGGAGCCGGTGCTGATCGGCATCGCGCTGGGCGATGATGCCACCGCGGGCGTCGGCAGCAAGAAGCTGGCGGAGATCGGCCCTGCCGAGAAGACCACGCCGGCCGGGCGCTTCCTGGCGAAGTTCGGCATCCCGTTCCGCAAGGAGCGGATCCTGTGGGTGGACTATGCGACCTCGGTGGCGATCCACACGATCCCGGCGGATGCGGCCAAGAAGGAGCGCCGCCGCGAGCGGATGCTGTCGCCGACGGCGGAGGACAATCGCGTCACCTTCGGCTGCATCAACGTGCCCCGGGCGTTCTACGGCAAGCTCCTGCGGCCGCAGTTCGCCAAGAAGGGCGGCTATGTCTATGTGCTGCCCGACAGCAAGCCGCTGGAAGAGGTGTTCCCGCGGTTGCGCGTGCACGAGTTGCGGACCGCGGCGGTTCGCTAG
- a CDS encoding ThuA domain-containing protein, which yields MKAILRLLAVLVWGLMPGTASAEDQFKLLVIATPSTYHYEYIPVARESLEKLARLHSIGLTWTSDPAVFDGDLSPYAAVLFLNTPAEQLSATQRQRFEAYMRGGGNAMVVHRAAIVPPGAWPWYERLVGRSFVNHPKIQTGVVTVADKGFPASFGLPDRWIWSDEFYVTENPHRVAVNPVLEVDEASYDPTRIWPGQVGRRMGAHHPEAWYHRHEQGRVFVTLLGHQAEMYRDERYLQHLLGGIYWTATGLGQVGAKQR from the coding sequence ATGAAGGCGATCCTGCGGCTATTGGCGGTGCTGGTCTGGGGGCTGATGCCGGGCACGGCGTCGGCCGAGGACCAGTTCAAGCTGCTCGTGATCGCGACGCCCAGCACCTATCACTATGAATACATCCCGGTCGCGCGCGAGAGCCTGGAAAAGCTGGCGCGGCTGCACTCGATCGGGCTGACCTGGACGAGCGACCCGGCGGTGTTTGACGGCGACCTCAGCCCCTATGCGGCGGTGCTGTTCCTGAACACGCCGGCCGAGCAGCTGAGTGCGACGCAGCGCCAGCGGTTCGAGGCCTATATGCGCGGCGGCGGCAACGCGATGGTGGTGCACCGGGCCGCGATCGTGCCGCCGGGGGCGTGGCCCTGGTACGAGCGGCTGGTCGGCCGGTCCTTCGTCAACCACCCCAAGATCCAGACGGGCGTGGTCACCGTCGCCGACAAGGGCTTTCCCGCCAGCTTCGGCCTGCCGGATCGGTGGATCTGGAGCGACGAGTTCTACGTGACCGAGAACCCGCACCGGGTGGCGGTGAACCCCGTGCTGGAGGTGGACGAGGCGAGCTATGACCCGACGCGGATCTGGCCGGGGCAGGTCGGCCGGCGGATGGGCGCGCACCACCCGGAGGCCTGGTACCACCGGCATGAACAGGGGCGCGTGTTCGTGACGCTGCTGGGGCACCAGGCGGAGATGTACCGGGACGAGCGGTACCTGCAGCACCTGCTGGGCGGCATCTATTGGACGGCGACGGGGCTGGGGCAGGTGGGGGCGAAGCAGCGGTGA
- the gltX gene encoding glutamate--tRNA ligase, which translates to MTLTTRFAPSPTGRLHLGNLRAALINWLYAKANGGRLLLRIDDTDAARSEERFVDAIRADLAWLGIDVAGEERQSARFDRYEACLADLVAAGRVYPAYETPEELDLRRKVLLGRGLPPVYDRAALALTDADRARLEAEGRRPHWRFRLDHDAPIGWQDLVRGEQRFEAARLSDPVVRRADGSWLYLLPSVIDDIDMGVTTVIRGEDHVSNTATQIQMFESLGAELPEFAHVALLTGAEGKLSKRLGATGVDEFRAMGIEPEAVVAMLARLGTSDPVEPLVDRAPLIAGFDFARFGRAPARFDEAELQALNARIVHQLDFERVQAELPEGMDRTGWEAIRANLSTVAEAADWWQVVTGPIAVPALSDEDRAFVAEAAGVAESIDWAEPSWAALTGALKQATGRKGRALFLPLRLALTGREHGPDMAALLPLIGRDAAIARLRAAG; encoded by the coding sequence ATGACCCTTACCACCCGCTTCGCGCCGAGCCCCACCGGGCGGCTCCACCTCGGCAACCTGCGCGCGGCGCTGATCAACTGGCTCTATGCCAAGGCGAATGGCGGCCGGCTGCTGCTGCGCATCGACGATACCGATGCGGCGCGATCCGAGGAGCGGTTCGTGGACGCGATCCGCGCCGATCTCGCCTGGCTGGGGATCGACGTGGCGGGCGAGGAACGCCAGTCGGCACGGTTCGATCGCTATGAGGCCTGCCTTGCCGATCTGGTCGCGGCGGGGCGGGTGTATCCGGCGTACGAGACGCCGGAGGAGCTGGACCTGCGGCGCAAGGTGCTGCTGGGGCGCGGGCTGCCGCCGGTGTACGACCGTGCGGCGCTGGCGCTGACGGACGCGGACCGCGCGCGGCTGGAGGCCGAGGGGCGGCGGCCGCATTGGCGGTTCCGGCTGGACCACGACGCGCCGATCGGCTGGCAGGACCTGGTGCGGGGCGAGCAGCGGTTCGAGGCGGCGCGGCTGAGCGATCCCGTCGTGCGGCGCGCGGACGGCAGCTGGCTCTATCTGCTGCCCTCGGTGATCGACGACATCGACATGGGCGTGACGACGGTGATCCGCGGCGAGGACCATGTCTCCAACACCGCGACCCAGATCCAGATGTTCGAGAGCCTGGGCGCGGAACTGCCCGAGTTCGCGCATGTCGCGCTGCTGACCGGTGCGGAGGGCAAGCTGTCGAAGCGGCTGGGGGCGACCGGGGTCGACGAGTTCCGCGCGATGGGGATCGAGCCCGAGGCGGTGGTGGCGATGCTGGCGCGGCTGGGCACCAGCGATCCGGTGGAGCCGCTGGTCGACCGGGCGCCGCTGATCGCCGGCTTCGACTTCGCACGCTTCGGGCGGGCGCCGGCGCGGTTCGACGAGGCGGAGTTGCAGGCGCTCAACGCGCGCATCGTCCACCAGCTCGACTTTGAGCGGGTGCAGGCAGAGCTGCCCGAGGGCATGGACCGAACGGGCTGGGAGGCGATCCGCGCGAACCTGTCGACCGTGGCCGAGGCGGCGGACTGGTGGCAGGTGGTGACCGGGCCGATCGCGGTGCCGGCGCTGTCGGACGAGGATCGTGCGTTCGTCGCCGAGGCCGCTGGGGTGGCCGAGTCGATCGACTGGGCGGAGCCGAGCTGGGCGGCGCTCACGGGGGCGCTCAAGCAGGCGACCGGGCGCAAGGGGCGGGCGCTGTTCCTGCCGCTGCGGCTGGCGCTGACGGGGCGCGAGCATGGGCCGGACATGGCGGCGCTGCTGCCGCTGATCGGGCGCGACGCGGCGATCGCACGGCTGCGCGCCGCGGGGTAG
- a CDS encoding energy transducer TonB has product MYANRYASERRFHPASMGVALAINGGLLAAMLLAGSVSVVRYEDPALNTTAIPLPPTPPEVKPEPQPVEKTVQPPPQTLPFLPKPLIDLPRPDETVMASDPTLPITPPPTTTGTPGGTGTGVAVDPPKPMPVLVDAAPDPRYKDAFQPAYPPAERRAERDGVVTVRVRIGADGRVTAVEPVRATSDAFWEATRRQALSKWRFRAATRDGVAVESWRVMTVRFEMEN; this is encoded by the coding sequence ATGTACGCGAATCGCTATGCTTCCGAACGCCGCTTCCACCCTGCCAGCATGGGCGTTGCCTTGGCGATCAACGGCGGCCTGCTCGCCGCGATGCTGCTGGCCGGATCGGTCTCCGTGGTCCGCTATGAGGACCCGGCGCTGAACACGACCGCCATCCCGCTGCCGCCGACGCCGCCGGAGGTGAAGCCGGAGCCGCAGCCGGTGGAAAAGACGGTTCAGCCCCCGCCCCAGACGCTTCCCTTCCTGCCGAAGCCGCTCATCGACCTGCCGCGGCCTGACGAAACGGTGATGGCGAGCGATCCGACCCTGCCGATCACCCCGCCGCCGACCACGACGGGGACGCCCGGCGGGACGGGCACGGGGGTCGCCGTCGACCCGCCCAAGCCGATGCCGGTGCTGGTCGATGCCGCGCCCGACCCGCGGTACAAAGACGCATTCCAGCCGGCCTACCCGCCCGCCGAGCGCCGCGCCGAGCGGGACGGCGTGGTCACGGTGCGGGTGCGGATCGGCGCCGATGGGCGGGTGACCGCGGTCGAGCCGGTGCGCGCCACCAGCGACGCGTTCTGGGAGGCGACCCGGCGGCAGGCGCTGTCGAAGTGGCGCTTTCGTGCCGCGACGCGCGACGGCGTCGCCGTCGAGAGCTGGCGGGTGATGACGGTGCGTTTCGAGATGGAGAACTGA
- the ribD gene encoding bifunctional diaminohydroxyphosphoribosylaminopyrimidine deaminase/5-amino-6-(5-phosphoribosylamino)uracil reductase RibD → MAHTTDDVRWMGEAVALAERSRGQTAPNPNVGCVIVAEGRVVGQGRTQPGGRPHAEAVALAEAGEAAKGATLYVTLEPCAHVSARGPACADLIVAAQPARVVVALTDPDPRTNGQGIARLRAAGIAVTEGVCTGEARRSMAGFLTRLALGRPHVTLKLATSLDGRIALPSGESRWITGPEARADVHRERARHEAILVGRGTYEADAPRLDVRLPGLEHRSPRRLLLTRGTVPEGWEALHDLADLGALDGVDHLLVEGGAGAAAAFLTADLVDRLLFYRAPILIGAGTSAVGDIGLSSLAEAHGRWRFIEARSLGSDRREVYERERD, encoded by the coding sequence TTGGCCCACACGACCGACGATGTACGCTGGATGGGCGAGGCGGTGGCGCTGGCCGAGCGCAGCCGCGGCCAGACCGCACCCAACCCCAATGTCGGCTGCGTGATCGTCGCCGAGGGTCGCGTGGTCGGGCAGGGGCGGACCCAGCCGGGCGGGCGCCCGCATGCCGAGGCGGTGGCGCTGGCTGAAGCGGGCGAGGCCGCAAAGGGCGCGACGCTCTATGTGACGCTGGAGCCGTGCGCGCATGTTTCCGCGCGGGGACCGGCCTGCGCGGACCTGATCGTCGCGGCACAGCCGGCCCGCGTGGTGGTGGCGCTGACGGACCCCGATCCCCGCACCAATGGGCAGGGCATCGCCCGGCTGCGTGCTGCCGGGATCGCGGTGACCGAGGGCGTGTGCACGGGGGAGGCGCGGCGCAGCATGGCGGGGTTCCTGACCCGCCTGGCGCTGGGGCGACCGCATGTGACGCTGAAGCTTGCGACCTCGCTCGACGGGCGGATCGCGCTGCCCTCGGGCGAGAGCCGCTGGATCACCGGGCCGGAGGCGCGCGCGGACGTGCATCGCGAGCGTGCCCGGCACGAGGCGATCCTGGTCGGGCGCGGTACCTATGAAGCGGATGCGCCGCGGCTGGACGTGCGCCTGCCCGGGCTGGAGCATCGCAGCCCGCGCCGGCTGCTGCTGACCCGCGGGACGGTGCCGGAAGGGTGGGAGGCGCTGCACGATCTGGCCGATCTGGGCGCGCTGGACGGTGTCGATCATCTGCTGGTGGAGGGCGGGGCGGGTGCGGCCGCTGCCTTCCTGACCGCCGACCTGGTCGACCGGCTGCTCTTCTATCGGGCGCCGATCCTGATCGGCGCGGGGACGTCGGCGGTGGGCGACATCGGCCTGTCCAGCCTGGCCGAGGCCCATGGCCGATGGCGGTTTATCGAGGCGCGTTCGCTTGGCAGCGACCGGCGCGAAGTCTACGAGCGCGAGCGAGATTGA
- a CDS encoding riboflavin synthase: MFTGIVTDIGTIEAVEQTGDLRVRIATSYDTATVDLGASIACSGVCLTVVDKGPGWFAVDVSGETVSRTARDQWTAGRRLNLERALKLGDELGGHIVTGHVDGLGEVTEVTQEGGSHRVTILAGPEIAPYLAAKGSVTVDGVSLTVNSVEDGPEGTRFGLNIIPHTAEVTTFADITEGQAVNLEIDVLARYLQRMERYRERTQHGAA; encoded by the coding sequence ATGTTCACCGGAATCGTCACCGACATCGGCACCATCGAGGCCGTAGAGCAGACGGGCGACCTGCGCGTCCGCATCGCCACAAGCTATGACACCGCAACCGTCGACCTGGGCGCGTCGATCGCCTGTTCGGGCGTGTGTCTGACCGTGGTCGACAAGGGGCCGGGCTGGTTCGCGGTCGACGTGTCCGGGGAAACCGTGTCGCGCACCGCCCGCGACCAGTGGACCGCCGGCCGCCGGCTGAACCTGGAACGCGCGCTGAAGCTCGGCGACGAACTCGGCGGGCACATCGTCACCGGCCATGTCGACGGGCTGGGCGAAGTGACCGAGGTTACCCAGGAGGGTGGGTCGCATCGCGTCACCATCCTGGCCGGCCCCGAGATCGCGCCGTATCTGGCCGCCAAGGGTTCGGTCACGGTCGATGGCGTGTCGCTGACCGTCAACAGCGTCGAGGACGGGCCGGAGGGGACGCGCTTCGGCCTCAACATCATTCCCCATACGGCCGAGGTCACGACCTTTGCCGACATCACCGAGGGGCAGGCCGTCAATCTCGAGATCGACGTGCTCGCCCGCTATCTCCAGCGCATGGAGCGCTATCGTGAAAGGACGCAGCATGGCGCTGCCTGA